From the genome of Triticum aestivum cultivar Chinese Spring chromosome 3B, IWGSC CS RefSeq v2.1, whole genome shotgun sequence, one region includes:
- the LOC123069729 gene encoding acyl-CoA-binding domain-containing protein 4 isoform X2, with protein sequence MERRRKAMWLYPKVVGFNPPERWGHSACFFEGVIYVFGGCCGGLHFSDVLTLNLDTMAWSSLATKGQRPGTRDSHGAALIGHRMLVFGGTNGNKKVNDLHVLDLRTKEWSRPPCKGTPPSPRESHTVTTAAGGDKLVVFGGSGEGEGNYLNDVHVLDLPTMTWTSPQVAHEVIPAPRDSHGAVTVGNRLFVYGGDCGDRYHGEVDVLDMGTMAWSRFSVKGASPGVRAGHAALGIGSKIYVIGGVGDKQYYSDAWILDVVDRSWTQLETCGQQPQGRFSHSAVIMNTDIAIYGGCGEDERPLNELLVLQLGSGHPNGRYNISMCKILSNHWSQEKHKLLRAQHKDASPSNPEFGHKPREAEIEQRNPFLRGLENGHVKRRKTGDAGPNEMELEQEEHSLSLSQHSSPSQSEKDQEQNGAQMITGSPNGLISSAMQPLVRLNANGSRRTSGGIKTDQFLRGIAPQQRHEMQFLTAEPKQHRPSGPPLIGAEVHGTVDGAFDSGYLVTAVVSGQLFRGVLFAPGPGVTAPVMQHQILNSSAIPPQHQHAFPVHARPLPQATGFVRPDYSHHARRGFPARVVKSEPERSGSDLHHVVLTLGGPGRGN encoded by the exons atggagaggaggaggaaggcaaTGTGGCTGTACCCGAAGGTGGTCGGCTTCAACCCTCCCGAGAGATGGGGGCACTCTGCCTGCTTCTTCGAGGGAGTCATTTACGTCTTCGGG GGATGCTGCGGCGGCCTGCATTTCAGCGACGTGCTCACCCTCAACCTTGACACAATGGCGTGGAGCTCCCTGGCGACCAAGGGGCAGAGGCCCGGGACACGGGACAGCCACGGCGCCGCGCTCATCGGCCACCGGATGCTCGTCTTCGGCGGCACCAACGGCAACAAGAAGGTGAACGACCTTCACGTGCTGGACCTACGCACCAAGGAGTGGAGCAGGCCTCCCTGCAAGGGGACCCCGCCCTCGCCAAGGGAGAGCCACACCGTCaccacggcggccggcggcgacaaGCTGGTGGTCTTCGGCGGGAGCGGGGAAGGGGAGGGGAACTACCTCAACGACGTGCACGTGCTGGACCTGCCCACCATGACGTGGACGTCGCCACAGGTCGCCCACGAGGTCATCCCCGCGCCCAGGGACAGCCACGGCGCCGTCACGGTCGGCAACAGGCTCTTCGTCTACGGAGGGGACTGCGGAGACCGCTACCACGGCGAGGTGGACGTGCTCGACATGGGCACCATGGCATGGTCAAGG TTTTCAGTAAAAGGAGCCTCACCTGGTGTCCGGGCAGGTCATGCAGCCCTTGGCATTGGATCTAAG atCTATGTAATTGGAGGAGTTGGTGATAAGCAATACTACAGTGATGCATGGATTCTTGATGTGGTTGATCGGTCTTGGACTCAACTTGAGACGTGCGGGCAGCAACCCCAGGGCCGGTTTTCTCATTCAGCAGTCATCATGAATACTGATATTGCAATCTATGGAGG ATGCGGGGAAGATGAACGGCCCCTGAATGAGCTACTCGTTCTGCAATTAGGCTCTGGGCATCCAAATGGCCGATACAACATCTCAATGTGCAAGATTTTGAGCAACCACTGGAGTCAGGAGAAGCACAAACTGTTGAGAGCACAACAC AAGGATGCAAGCCCAAGCAACCCGGAATTCGGTCATAAACCTCGAGAAGCAGAAATTGAGCAAAGAAACCCTTTCCTCCGTGGTCTAG AAAATGGGCATGTGAAAAGAAGAAAAACTGGAGATGCTGGTCCAAATGAGAtggagttggagcaggaggagcacTCACTATCGCTGTCCCAACATTCGTCCCCTTCCCAGTCCGAAAAAGATCAGGAGCAGAATGGAGCTCAGATGATTACAGGATCTCCTAACGGGTTAATCTCATCAGCAATGCAACCGTTGGTTCGTCTCAACGCCAACGGTTCTCGAAGGACTAGCGGAGGCATCAAGACTGACCAGTTTCTCCGCGGCATTGCACCGCAGCAACGACACGAAATGCAGTTCCTAACAGCTGAGCCTAAGCAGCACAGGCCATCCGGTCCACCTCTT ATTGGAGCTGAGGTTCACGGGACGGTTGATGGAGCTTTCGACTCGGGGTATCTCGTCACAGCCGTCGTCAGTGGGCAGCTTTTCAGAGGCGTTCTGTTCGCTCCT GGACCTGGAGTAACAGCACCTGTAATGCAGCATCAGATTCTCAATAGCTCGGCGATTCCTCCCCAGCACCAGCACGCCTTCCCGGTTCACGCCCGACCGCTGCCGCAGGCCACAGGCTTTGTACGGCCTGACTACAGTCACCATGCTCGGCGTGGCTTCCCGGCCAGAGTTGTCAAGTCCGAGCCGGAGAGAAGCGGCAGTGACCTTCACCATGTTGTGCTCACGCTCGGAGGCCCAGGACGGGGCAACTGA
- the LOC123069729 gene encoding acyl-CoA-binding domain-containing protein 4 isoform X1, with protein sequence MERRRKAMWLYPKVVGFNPPERWGHSACFFEGVIYVFGGCCGGLHFSDVLTLNLDTMAWSSLATKGQRPGTRDSHGAALIGHRMLVFGGTNGNKKVNDLHVLDLRTKEWSRPPCKGTPPSPRESHTVTTAAGGDKLVVFGGSGEGEGNYLNDVHVLDLPTMTWTSPQVAHEVIPAPRDSHGAVTVGNRLFVYGGDCGDRYHGEVDVLDMGTMAWSRFSVKGASPGVRAGHAALGIGSKIYVIGGVGDKQYYSDAWILDVVDRSWTQLETCGQQPQGRFSHSAVIMNTDIAIYGGCGEDERPLNELLVLQLGSGHPNGRYNISMCKILSNHWSQEKHKLLRAQHQKDASPSNPEFGHKPREAEIEQRNPFLRGLENGHVKRRKTGDAGPNEMELEQEEHSLSLSQHSSPSQSEKDQEQNGAQMITGSPNGLISSAMQPLVRLNANGSRRTSGGIKTDQFLRGIAPQQRHEMQFLTAEPKQHRPSGPPLIGAEVHGTVDGAFDSGYLVTAVVSGQLFRGVLFAPGPGVTAPVMQHQILNSSAIPPQHQHAFPVHARPLPQATGFVRPDYSHHARRGFPARVVKSEPERSGSDLHHVVLTLGGPGRGN encoded by the exons atggagaggaggaggaaggcaaTGTGGCTGTACCCGAAGGTGGTCGGCTTCAACCCTCCCGAGAGATGGGGGCACTCTGCCTGCTTCTTCGAGGGAGTCATTTACGTCTTCGGG GGATGCTGCGGCGGCCTGCATTTCAGCGACGTGCTCACCCTCAACCTTGACACAATGGCGTGGAGCTCCCTGGCGACCAAGGGGCAGAGGCCCGGGACACGGGACAGCCACGGCGCCGCGCTCATCGGCCACCGGATGCTCGTCTTCGGCGGCACCAACGGCAACAAGAAGGTGAACGACCTTCACGTGCTGGACCTACGCACCAAGGAGTGGAGCAGGCCTCCCTGCAAGGGGACCCCGCCCTCGCCAAGGGAGAGCCACACCGTCaccacggcggccggcggcgacaaGCTGGTGGTCTTCGGCGGGAGCGGGGAAGGGGAGGGGAACTACCTCAACGACGTGCACGTGCTGGACCTGCCCACCATGACGTGGACGTCGCCACAGGTCGCCCACGAGGTCATCCCCGCGCCCAGGGACAGCCACGGCGCCGTCACGGTCGGCAACAGGCTCTTCGTCTACGGAGGGGACTGCGGAGACCGCTACCACGGCGAGGTGGACGTGCTCGACATGGGCACCATGGCATGGTCAAGG TTTTCAGTAAAAGGAGCCTCACCTGGTGTCCGGGCAGGTCATGCAGCCCTTGGCATTGGATCTAAG atCTATGTAATTGGAGGAGTTGGTGATAAGCAATACTACAGTGATGCATGGATTCTTGATGTGGTTGATCGGTCTTGGACTCAACTTGAGACGTGCGGGCAGCAACCCCAGGGCCGGTTTTCTCATTCAGCAGTCATCATGAATACTGATATTGCAATCTATGGAGG ATGCGGGGAAGATGAACGGCCCCTGAATGAGCTACTCGTTCTGCAATTAGGCTCTGGGCATCCAAATGGCCGATACAACATCTCAATGTGCAAGATTTTGAGCAACCACTGGAGTCAGGAGAAGCACAAACTGTTGAGAGCACAACAC CAGAAGGATGCAAGCCCAAGCAACCCGGAATTCGGTCATAAACCTCGAGAAGCAGAAATTGAGCAAAGAAACCCTTTCCTCCGTGGTCTAG AAAATGGGCATGTGAAAAGAAGAAAAACTGGAGATGCTGGTCCAAATGAGAtggagttggagcaggaggagcacTCACTATCGCTGTCCCAACATTCGTCCCCTTCCCAGTCCGAAAAAGATCAGGAGCAGAATGGAGCTCAGATGATTACAGGATCTCCTAACGGGTTAATCTCATCAGCAATGCAACCGTTGGTTCGTCTCAACGCCAACGGTTCTCGAAGGACTAGCGGAGGCATCAAGACTGACCAGTTTCTCCGCGGCATTGCACCGCAGCAACGACACGAAATGCAGTTCCTAACAGCTGAGCCTAAGCAGCACAGGCCATCCGGTCCACCTCTT ATTGGAGCTGAGGTTCACGGGACGGTTGATGGAGCTTTCGACTCGGGGTATCTCGTCACAGCCGTCGTCAGTGGGCAGCTTTTCAGAGGCGTTCTGTTCGCTCCT GGACCTGGAGTAACAGCACCTGTAATGCAGCATCAGATTCTCAATAGCTCGGCGATTCCTCCCCAGCACCAGCACGCCTTCCCGGTTCACGCCCGACCGCTGCCGCAGGCCACAGGCTTTGTACGGCCTGACTACAGTCACCATGCTCGGCGTGGCTTCCCGGCCAGAGTTGTCAAGTCCGAGCCGGAGAGAAGCGGCAGTGACCTTCACCATGTTGTGCTCACGCTCGGAGGCCCAGGACGGGGCAACTGA
- the LOC123069730 gene encoding uncharacterized protein, with product MHVLRRRNLAAAVTGSSSTWGRTDGGESPVSASVKFLHRYNQCALTKDNGKGLMAETSQTYIGMVVRNHLGSVVLSAGRQISNVKGAEEAKVEALKFGLQVLADAIQGEVISSQSWKTCHNLNF from the exons ATGCACGTGCTGAGAAGACGCAACCTGGCAGCCGCAGTCACTGGGTCTTCTTCAACGTGGGGACGGACGGACG GGGGGGAATCTCCAGTATCTGCCTCGGTGAAATTTCTGCACAGGTACAACCAGTGTGCACTGACAAAGGATAACGGTAAAG GTCTCATGGCGGAGACTAGCCAGACATACATCGGGATGGTGGTTAGGAATCATCTGGGATCTGTGGTTCTATCTGCTGGCCGGCAAATCAGTAATGTGAAAGGGGCTGAGGAGGCGAAAGTGGAGGCTCTGAAATTTGGTCTGCAAGTTCTAGCTGACGCCATCCAAGGAGAAGTTATTTCTTCACAAAGTTGGAAAACATGTCACAATCTCAATTTCTGA